In Deinococcus depolymerans, the following are encoded in one genomic region:
- a CDS encoding alanine/glycine:cation symporter family protein translates to MSSNFPSPGRLAVCLSFLTATALATPAAPEASFDARINSVVSPVSSFLSDVVFASVPVAGVPVPLIVMWLLLAAVVCTVSFRFVNLTGFWHAIQIVRGRFDTPGADTPGTITHFQALSTAVSGTVGLGNIAGVAVAISLGGPGATFWMILAGLLGMSTKFVECTLGVKYRQIQPDGRVDGGPMFYLRDGLAELGRAGLGRVMASVFAVCMVFASLGGGNMFQSNQAFQQLVNATGGAASPLAGNGWLAGLVLAALVGAVILGGIRSIANVTGKLVPVMAVLYVGSVIVILITNAGAIPAAFNAIWQGAFSPQGVTGGVIGVMIQGIRRATFSNEAGIGTASIAHSPVKTQRPVTEGFVGLLEPFIDTVVICTMTALAIVVTGAYTRAGLDGVGITDTAFRSVAPWFSWLLTVAVLMFAYSTMISYAYYGTRAVRYLFGPSEVATNIFKGVFLLFIVIGASMDLGAVIDLSDAMLFIMSVPNIIGLYLMLPVVKRELANYRADLQAGRVQPATPGQ, encoded by the coding sequence ATGAGTTCAAATTTTCCATCCCCCGGACGGCTGGCAGTCTGCCTGTCCTTCCTGACGGCCACGGCCCTGGCCACTCCCGCCGCCCCTGAGGCGAGTTTCGACGCCCGCATCAATTCGGTCGTCTCGCCCGTCAGTTCCTTTCTGAGTGACGTGGTGTTCGCCAGCGTGCCGGTCGCTGGCGTCCCGGTTCCCCTGATCGTCATGTGGCTGCTGCTGGCCGCGGTCGTCTGCACCGTCAGTTTCCGCTTCGTGAACCTGACCGGGTTCTGGCACGCCATCCAGATCGTCCGGGGCCGCTTCGACACGCCCGGCGCAGACACGCCCGGCACCATCACGCATTTCCAGGCGCTGTCGACCGCCGTGTCCGGCACGGTCGGTCTGGGCAACATCGCGGGCGTGGCGGTCGCCATCAGCCTCGGCGGACCCGGCGCGACCTTCTGGATGATCCTGGCGGGCCTGCTGGGCATGAGCACCAAGTTCGTGGAATGCACGCTGGGCGTGAAGTACCGCCAGATCCAGCCGGACGGACGGGTGGACGGCGGCCCCATGTTCTACCTGCGCGACGGACTGGCCGAACTGGGCCGCGCCGGGCTGGGGCGCGTCATGGCGTCGGTGTTCGCGGTGTGCATGGTCTTCGCCAGTCTGGGGGGCGGGAACATGTTCCAGAGCAACCAGGCGTTCCAGCAGCTGGTGAACGCCACGGGCGGCGCCGCCAGTCCGCTGGCCGGGAACGGCTGGCTGGCCGGCCTGGTCCTCGCGGCGCTGGTCGGGGCGGTCATCCTGGGCGGTATCCGCTCGATCGCGAACGTGACGGGGAAACTCGTGCCGGTCATGGCGGTGCTGTACGTGGGGTCCGTGATCGTGATCCTGATCACGAACGCCGGCGCCATTCCGGCGGCCTTCAACGCCATCTGGCAGGGCGCGTTCTCACCGCAGGGCGTGACGGGCGGCGTGATCGGCGTGATGATCCAGGGCATCCGGCGCGCCACGTTCAGCAACGAGGCCGGGATCGGCACGGCGTCCATCGCGCACAGTCCGGTCAAGACCCAGCGGCCCGTCACGGAGGGATTCGTGGGCCTGCTCGAACCGTTCATCGACACGGTGGTCATCTGCACCATGACCGCGCTCGCCATCGTCGTGACCGGCGCGTATACCCGGGCAGGCCTGGACGGCGTGGGCATCACGGACACCGCCTTCCGCAGCGTCGCGCCGTGGTTCAGCTGGCTGCTGACCGTGGCGGTCCTGATGTTCGCGTACTCCACCATGATCAGTTACGCGTACTACGGCACGCGCGCCGTGCGTTACCTGTTCGGTCCCAGCGAGGTCGCCACGAACATCTTCAAGGGGGTGTTCCTGCTGTTCATCGTGATCGGCGCGAGCATGGACCTGGGCGCCGTGATCGACCTGAGTGACGCGATGCTGTTCATCATGAGCGTCCCGAACATCATCGGGCTGTACCTGATGCTCCCCGTCGTGAAACGGGAACTGGCGAACTACCGCGCCGACCTCCAGGCTGGCCGGGTCCAGCCTGCCACGCCCGGCCAGTAA
- a CDS encoding MerR family transcriptional regulator has translation MALDEQRWTVGEVAALTGVSVRTLHHYDEIGLLRPAERSDGNYRLYTPGDLARLRRVLTWRALGVPLAEVAGVLDAPPDLEREALRAHAGRLREDLRRAEHTLREVQARLKALEDGAEETTMTNEDVKAVFDGFDPAPYEAEARERWGETDAYRQSAARAARYGRADWARIRAEMDAITAGYVDLMDAGVPPTDARAQAVAARHRAHISGAYYDASAQMMRGLAQMWVADGRFTRTIDRARAGLAAYQSAAVTAWADAQAE, from the coding sequence ATGGCCCTGGACGAGCAGCGCTGGACGGTGGGGGAGGTCGCGGCCCTGACGGGCGTGAGCGTCCGTACCCTGCACCATTACGACGAGATCGGGCTGCTGCGCCCCGCCGAGCGCAGCGACGGGAATTACCGCCTGTACACGCCGGGTGATCTGGCGCGGCTGCGGCGGGTGCTGACGTGGCGGGCGCTGGGCGTGCCCCTGGCCGAGGTGGCGGGTGTGCTGGACGCCCCGCCGGACCTGGAACGCGAGGCCCTGCGCGCGCACGCCGGGCGGCTGCGCGAGGACCTGCGCCGCGCCGAGCACACGCTGCGGGAGGTGCAGGCCCGCCTGAAGGCCCTGGAGGACGGGGCAGAGGAGACCACCATGACGAACGAGGACGTGAAGGCCGTGTTCGACGGATTCGACCCCGCGCCCTACGAGGCCGAGGCCCGCGAACGCTGGGGCGAGACGGACGCCTACCGCCAGAGTGCCGCGCGCGCGGCCCGGTACGGCAGGGCTGACTGGGCGCGCATCCGCGCGGAGATGGACGCCATCACCGCCGGGTACGTGGACCTGATGGACGCGGGCGTACCCCCCACCGACGCGCGGGCGCAGGCGGTCGCGGCGCGGCACCGCGCGCACATCAGCGGGGCGTACTACGACGCGTCGGCGCAGATGATGCGCGGGCTGGCGCAGATGTGGGTGGCGGACGGGCGCTTCACGCGGACCATCGACCGGGCGCGGGCCGGACTGGCCGCGTACCAGAGTGCCGCCGTGACCGCCTGGGCCGACGCGCAGGCGGAGTAG
- a CDS encoding WYL domain-containing protein: protein MTPDEPTERVQSPVQRLFLLARLLRARPHTIAELAAATGQSLAVTARDLRQLERLEPDLHVQPGPPQGYVIGAPELDDAARLTLLRGLDALAARGSEPAATLAPLRATLAAALPAHVRAALPAQARPVQARTARPSALEHALTLVTQAWLACRPIRFQEWQPGTRRAARLHPLRIEAHPVSGDLLVVGRDPDHAGEVRTYRLGRMLHVTLDPDTFTPDLLDPAQTPALPSTPLPAEEAGSVTVTLRFTGEAKFRVLEGGHACLGEPSINPDGSVDAPLLTPLDAGGTARGVLPWLLSWGPQVQVLGPDGVRAGWQRLTREAAEVAAQPPTRFVRHGAA, encoded by the coding sequence ATGACCCCCGACGAGCCGACCGAGCGTGTCCAGAGCCCCGTCCAGCGCCTGTTCCTCCTGGCACGCCTGCTGCGCGCCCGGCCCCACACCATCGCGGAACTCGCGGCAGCCACCGGTCAGTCCCTGGCCGTCACGGCCCGTGACCTGCGCCAACTGGAACGCCTGGAACCCGACCTGCACGTGCAGCCCGGCCCACCCCAGGGATACGTCATCGGGGCACCGGAACTGGACGACGCGGCGCGGCTGACGCTGCTGCGCGGCCTGGACGCCCTCGCGGCGCGCGGGAGCGAACCGGCGGCCACCCTCGCCCCGCTGCGCGCCACGCTGGCCGCCGCCCTGCCCGCACATGTCCGCGCGGCGCTGCCAGCCCAGGCCCGACCAGTCCAGGCCCGCACCGCACGGCCCTCCGCGCTGGAACACGCCCTCACCCTCGTCACGCAGGCGTGGCTGGCCTGCCGCCCCATCCGCTTCCAGGAATGGCAGCCCGGCACGCGGCGCGCCGCGCGGCTGCACCCCCTGCGGATCGAGGCGCACCCGGTCAGCGGCGACCTGCTCGTCGTGGGCCGCGACCCCGACCACGCGGGCGAGGTCCGCACCTACCGCCTGGGCCGGATGCTGCACGTCACGCTGGACCCGGACACCTTCACACCCGACCTCCTCGACCCGGCTCAGACGCCCGCCCTGCCCAGCACGCCGCTGCCCGCCGAGGAGGCAGGCAGCGTGACCGTCACGCTGCGCTTCACCGGCGAGGCGAAATTCCGCGTGCTGGAAGGCGGGCACGCCTGCCTGGGCGAGCCGAGCATCAACCCGGACGGCAGCGTGGACGCGCCGCTGCTGACCCCGCTGGACGCCGGAGGCACGGCGCGCGGCGTCCTCCCGTGGCTGCTGTCCTGGGGGCCGCAGGTGCAGGTGCTCGGCCCGGACGGGGTGCGCGCCGGGTGGCAGCGCCTCACGCGCGAAGCCGCCGAGGTCGCCGCGCAGCCCCCCACCCGGTTCGTGCGGCACGGCGCGGCGTGA